In the Pseudothauera hydrothermalis genome, one interval contains:
- a CDS encoding pilus assembly protein, whose product MKSKVRPASRWAGVQAGMSLVSLFVALFALQGQAIAAPAIPETPLVATQAAIPMSMLTVGRDHTLFYEAYNDASDIDGDGTLDIRFKPSITYYGLFDSTLCYTYSGTNARDDNTGLFTPAAAADAQGRCTGGRWSGNWLNYVTTSRIDALRKVFYGGYREVDTASQTILRRAYIPQDAHSWAKEYTSEAVDGYKISDYTPLSQPKSGHRHFFGNLSDTMGRDCSTLSNCSGRPPLLRVIENSKDRRVWQWASTERPVLHHDNNHNGTRKDYTVRVEVCTASFANGCKRYPNGALKPIGLLHEYGENDAMYFGLLTGSYNKNMSGGVLRKVVSSFKNEVDQNTGQFKTNATIVNALNGLRIRDFNNTRSDDAYRKGWVTTRPMNSGEFVDWGNPIAEIMYETLRYFAGKKAATSAFATSGGYDADIGLPVATWDDPYQKGSAASAHWCAKPNMLVVSGINPSFDSDQLPGSVFGSFSGDLTGLNVATIAQTITNGEPDVAGMRFIGQVGTDYDGAPTAKNVTTLGNIRGLAPEEPTKQGSYYAASVAHFGKTNSLRTDLEGEQRVDTYAVVLSSPLPRIVAHIGGKAITLVPFAKSVGGSSISNTKGQFQPTNQIVDFYVDTIANSSPEDADPTINGGRYFARFRINFEDVEQGADHDMDAIVVYEIAVEADGRLRVKLTPEYQAGGIQHSMGYIISGTTKDGVYLVVQDENVDRYYYLNVPPGLEPGACDVSSPPASCNKLPYTGGPAASGLRYSERFFTPGASSASLLRDPLWYAAKWGGFVDRNSNGRPDLAEEWDADGDGVPDTYFLVQNPLRLKEALKRSFDTIIERSASAGNITSNGQQLRAESRVFQTQFNSATWDGELLAYDVGASGVSDSPAWRASALLPAAASRNIFTWKDASTKGIAFEWAQLSSTQQSKLGTSAILNYLRGDPSNEKQSGGTLRSRVKKLGDIVHSSPYYVKDTDTVYVGGNDGMLHAFSASSGVELFAYIPALVFDKLASLASPDYQHTYFVDGDIAVSTRTETSGQNILVASTGRGAKGLFALDVTDPGRFEAADVLWEYSAASDNDLGFVLGRPQIAKLENDVTAVILGNGHNSVNGRAVLYLINLATGALIKKIDTEAGGDNALSTPALLDSDNNGKVDTVYAGDLKGNVWRFDLSGSNPAQWKSYYRSGSTPQPFFTARDADNNPQPITAQVTTGINTVTSDTLNYGKRYIFFGTGSYVYANDPSDQKVQTWYGLIDEDARITGGRASLAQRTIETDGTVGSYAVRVFSEATEGDMVGKKGWYVDLKDPDPRGERIVTRSVLYRLLEPVLIASSIIPDPDPCVAGGSGFINAINPFTGGRLLYPPFDLNNDGRFNDDDKLGGGDDKDVVGSVDLGVGMPGEATLVGDRLVVGGSTGEIEDIRVNIGSKRLGRISWREIVRD is encoded by the coding sequence ATGAAATCTAAGGTCAGACCGGCTTCCCGTTGGGCCGGTGTGCAGGCCGGCATGTCGCTGGTTTCGCTGTTTGTGGCGTTGTTTGCCCTTCAGGGCCAAGCGATTGCCGCACCGGCCATCCCGGAGACGCCGCTGGTTGCAACCCAGGCGGCGATTCCGATGAGCATGTTGACGGTGGGTCGTGACCATACCTTGTTTTACGAGGCTTATAACGATGCGAGCGACATCGATGGCGACGGTACCCTGGATATCCGCTTCAAGCCGTCGATCACCTACTACGGCCTGTTCGATTCGACGCTTTGTTACACCTATTCGGGCACCAATGCGCGCGATGACAATACCGGCCTTTTTACTCCTGCGGCCGCTGCCGACGCGCAAGGGCGGTGCACCGGCGGCAGGTGGTCGGGCAACTGGTTGAACTACGTCACCACCAGCCGGATCGACGCGCTGCGCAAAGTTTTTTATGGCGGTTATCGCGAAGTGGATACAGCTTCGCAGACCATATTACGCCGTGCCTATATTCCCCAAGACGCGCACTCTTGGGCCAAGGAATATACTAGTGAAGCGGTGGATGGCTACAAAATCAGCGATTACACCCCCCTTTCTCAGCCAAAATCAGGGCATCGGCATTTTTTCGGAAATTTGTCGGATACGATGGGGCGCGATTGCTCAACCCTGAGCAATTGCAGCGGTCGCCCCCCGCTGTTGCGGGTAATCGAAAACAGTAAAGACAGGCGGGTATGGCAGTGGGCCTCGACCGAACGCCCAGTCCTGCATCATGACAATAATCACAATGGAACACGCAAGGATTACACCGTCCGCGTTGAGGTCTGTACGGCTTCTTTTGCCAATGGCTGCAAGCGCTATCCAAATGGCGCATTGAAGCCAATTGGCTTGCTGCACGAATACGGCGAGAACGATGCCATGTACTTTGGCTTGTTGACCGGCAGTTACAACAAGAACATGTCCGGTGGCGTGCTGCGCAAAGTGGTGTCCTCATTCAAGAACGAAGTCGACCAAAACACCGGGCAGTTCAAGACAAACGCCACCATCGTCAATGCGTTGAATGGGCTGCGGATTCGGGATTTCAATAACACACGTAGCGACGATGCTTATCGTAAAGGCTGGGTGACGACCCGGCCGATGAATAGTGGCGAGTTTGTCGACTGGGGCAATCCGATCGCCGAAATAATGTATGAGACGCTGCGCTATTTTGCCGGTAAAAAGGCTGCAACGTCGGCATTTGCTACATCCGGGGGCTATGATGCGGATATCGGTCTGCCGGTGGCGACCTGGGATGATCCATACCAAAAAGGCAGCGCGGCCAGTGCCCATTGGTGCGCCAAGCCCAATATGTTGGTGGTGTCGGGCATCAATCCCTCGTTTGACTCGGACCAATTGCCGGGAAGCGTCTTTGGCAGTTTTTCAGGCGATCTTACCGGCTTGAATGTTGCCACGATTGCCCAAACGATCACCAATGGCGAGCCGGATGTGGCCGGGATGCGCTTCATCGGCCAGGTGGGCACCGACTACGATGGCGCGCCCACCGCAAAAAACGTGACCACCCTGGGCAATATCCGCGGCTTGGCGCCTGAGGAACCCACCAAGCAGGGCAGTTACTACGCGGCATCGGTGGCGCACTTTGGCAAGACCAATAGTCTTCGTACCGATCTGGAAGGCGAACAGCGGGTCGACACCTACGCCGTTGTACTGAGTTCGCCTCTGCCGCGCATCGTGGCGCACATCGGTGGCAAGGCGATCACCCTGGTACCTTTTGCCAAGTCGGTAGGCGGATCGAGTATTTCCAACACCAAAGGCCAGTTTCAGCCGACCAACCAGATTGTCGATTTCTATGTCGACACCATCGCCAATTCTTCGCCAGAAGATGCGGACCCCACGATCAACGGCGGGCGGTACTTCGCACGCTTTCGGATCAATTTCGAGGACGTGGAGCAGGGCGCCGACCACGACATGGATGCAATCGTGGTCTATGAGATTGCGGTCGAGGCGGATGGCCGCTTGCGCGTCAAGCTCACGCCGGAATATCAGGCCGGTGGCATCCAGCACAGTATGGGCTACATCATTTCCGGCACAACAAAGGACGGTGTGTACCTGGTTGTGCAGGATGAGAACGTGGATCGGTATTACTACTTGAACGTTCCGCCGGGTCTGGAACCGGGTGCTTGCGATGTCAGCAGCCCGCCCGCTTCATGCAATAAACTGCCCTACACCGGAGGGCCGGCGGCTTCTGGCTTGCGTTATAGCGAGCGCTTTTTCACCCCCGGGGCGTCTTCGGCCAGCTTGCTTCGCGACCCCTTATGGTACGCGGCCAAATGGGGCGGATTCGTCGATCGCAATAGCAATGGGCGCCCCGATTTGGCGGAGGAATGGGACGCCGATGGTGACGGCGTGCCGGATACCTATTTTCTCGTTCAAAACCCGCTGCGTCTCAAAGAGGCGCTCAAGCGCAGTTTCGATACCATCATCGAACGCAGCGCGAGCGCGGGCAACATCACCTCCAACGGTCAGCAGTTGCGTGCGGAAAGCCGGGTCTTCCAAACGCAGTTCAATAGCGCCACCTGGGATGGCGAGTTGTTGGCGTATGACGTTGGGGCTTCAGGCGTGAGCGATTCGCCGGCCTGGCGTGCCTCAGCGCTGCTGCCGGCGGCAGCGTCTCGCAATATCTTTACCTGGAAGGATGCGAGCACCAAAGGGATCGCGTTCGAATGGGCTCAGCTCAGTTCCACCCAGCAGAGCAAGCTTGGCACCAGCGCGATACTCAATTACCTGCGCGGCGACCCGAGCAATGAAAAACAGTCCGGTGGAACGCTGCGCTCGCGGGTCAAGAAGCTGGGCGACATCGTGCATTCTTCGCCCTACTACGTCAAAGATACCGATACGGTTTATGTGGGCGGCAACGACGGCATGCTGCATGCGTTTTCCGCAAGCTCCGGGGTGGAATTGTTTGCCTATATTCCAGCACTGGTTTTTGACAAACTCGCTTCGCTGGCGTCTCCGGACTACCAGCACACCTATTTTGTAGATGGCGATATCGCGGTCTCGACCCGCACCGAGACATCGGGTCAGAACATTTTGGTGGCATCCACCGGGCGAGGCGCAAAAGGGCTGTTTGCGCTGGATGTAACCGATCCGGGCCGCTTTGAAGCGGCGGATGTGCTGTGGGAATACTCGGCGGCCAGTGACAACGATTTGGGCTTTGTGCTTGGGCGCCCACAGATTGCAAAGCTGGAAAACGATGTGACCGCAGTGATACTGGGCAACGGGCATAACAGCGTCAATGGGCGTGCGGTGCTGTATCTGATCAACTTGGCCACCGGTGCGCTGATCAAGAAAATCGACACCGAAGCGGGCGGAGACAATGCCCTGTCGACTCCCGCGTTGCTCGATAGCGACAACAACGGCAAGGTGGACACCGTGTATGCCGGCGATCTCAAAGGCAATGTATGGCGTTTTGATCTGAGTGGCAGTAATCCGGCTCAATGGAAATCCTACTATCGGTCAGGCAGCACACCACAGCCGTTTTTTACTGCGCGTGATGCCGACAACAACCCGCAGCCGATTACCGCGCAGGTGACCACCGGGATCAATACCGTGACCAGCGACACACTCAACTATGGCAAGCGCTATATCTTTTTTGGCACCGGCAGCTATGTGTATGCCAACGACCCGTCAGACCAGAAAGTACAGACCTGGTACGGACTGATCGATGAGGACGCGCGGATCACCGGCGGGCGGGCGAGCCTGGCGCAACGGACCATCGAGACTGATGGCACCGTGGGCAGCTATGCAGTACGGGTGTTTTCAGAGGCAACCGAAGGCGACATGGTCGGCAAAAAGGGCTGGTATGTAGACCTCAAGGACCCCGACCCGCGTGGTGAGCGGATTGTGACCCGCTCGGTGCTCTATCGTCTTCTGGAGCCGGTGTTGATTGCCAGCAGCATCATCCCGGATCCCGACCCCTGCGTGGCGGGCGGTTCCGGCTTTATCAATGCCATCAATCCATTCACCGGCGGTCGTTTGCTGTATCCGCCGTTCGATTTGAACAATGATGGCAGATTCAACGATGACGACAAACTGGGCGGCGGCGATGACAAAGACGTGGTCGGGTCGGTTGATCTTGGCGTCGGCATGCCTGGAGAGGCCACCTTGGTCGGTGACCGTTTGGTGGTGGGCGGCTCGACCGGTGAGATCGAGGATATTCGCGTCAACATCGGTTCCAAGCGCCTGGGACGTATCTCCTGGCGCGAAATCGTGAGGGATTGA
- a CDS encoding pilus assembly PilX family protein yields MALVVSLILLVVLTLLGLSSVRTVALEERITANTFDRSLAFQTAEAALRAGEIAAQAQADSVPRNAGFDSGGEYSDSDDQCGNSPCQNGLCSIPDKDCPARWVDENFDGWVDAAGLGLGGLATTPQYIVEYLGNTFPCNIDDPEAGAPNCRRYRVTARSHSGGDRAMVILQSIYATE; encoded by the coding sequence GTGGCCTTGGTGGTGTCTTTGATCTTACTGGTGGTCCTCACCCTGCTGGGGCTTTCCAGCGTACGTACCGTGGCGCTGGAAGAGCGTATCACCGCCAACACATTCGATCGCAGCCTGGCATTTCAGACGGCTGAGGCGGCTTTGCGTGCGGGCGAGATCGCCGCGCAGGCTCAGGCCGATAGCGTCCCCCGCAATGCAGGATTCGATAGCGGTGGCGAATACTCGGATAGCGACGATCAATGCGGAAATTCGCCGTGTCAAAACGGACTGTGTTCGATACCGGACAAAGACTGTCCGGCGCGCTGGGTGGATGAGAACTTTGACGGTTGGGTCGATGCAGCAGGGCTCGGCTTAGGGGGGCTGGCCACGACGCCGCAGTACATCGTGGAGTACCTCGGTAACACGTTCCCGTGCAATATCGATGATCCTGAGGCCGGTGCGCCCAATTGTCGGCGCTATCGGGTTACTGCGCGCAGCCACTCGGGCGGAGACCGCGCCATGGTGATTTTGCAGTCGATTTATGCCACAGAGTGA
- a CDS encoding PilW family protein has protein sequence MNTQRGLTLVELMIALVLGTVLLLGVTNVFIAQRESFRINENLARMQDSARIAFELMAREIREAGGTPCGTPLVANVVNDADTSDWLDWSDGGLEGFEGGVAMPGVAFGAGTAARVLGTDALKIRSGSVNEGIVITEHTPTAAQFKVNTVNHGFNDEEILMACDYRQAAIFQVTNASPGTNNTIVHNSGAGNPGNCSKGLGFPTDCGSATGNEYSFEKNGFLTRLSATAWYVGSNGRGGRSLYRVENGGAAQEIAEGVTDMQLQYLTRTGNTMADAYVDADEIASWANDAAERVVAVRVVLNLESADAVGSDNATLKRQLIHVVSLRHRENVQ, from the coding sequence GTTCATTGCGCAGCGCGAGTCTTTCCGCATCAACGAAAATCTCGCCCGCATGCAAGACAGCGCGCGGATTGCGTTTGAACTGATGGCACGGGAAATCAGAGAAGCCGGCGGCACGCCGTGCGGCACCCCGTTGGTGGCAAACGTGGTCAACGATGCCGATACATCGGACTGGTTGGATTGGAGCGATGGCGGGCTGGAGGGGTTCGAAGGCGGCGTTGCAATGCCGGGGGTTGCATTCGGGGCGGGCACTGCAGCGCGTGTCCTTGGCACCGATGCGCTGAAAATTCGCAGCGGCTCGGTGAATGAAGGGATCGTCATTACCGAGCACACGCCCACCGCGGCACAGTTCAAAGTCAATACCGTCAATCATGGTTTCAATGACGAAGAAATTTTGATGGCTTGTGATTACCGTCAGGCGGCGATTTTTCAGGTTACCAATGCATCGCCGGGCACGAATAACACGATTGTGCACAATAGCGGCGCCGGGAATCCGGGAAATTGTTCAAAAGGCTTAGGTTTTCCCACCGATTGCGGATCTGCAACAGGAAACGAATACAGCTTTGAAAAAAACGGTTTTCTGACCAGACTGTCAGCCACTGCCTGGTACGTGGGCAGCAACGGGAGAGGCGGGCGCTCGCTTTATCGGGTTGAAAACGGTGGTGCTGCGCAAGAAATTGCCGAAGGCGTAACCGATATGCAGCTCCAATATCTCACCCGCACTGGTAACACCATGGCGGACGCTTATGTGGATGCCGATGAAATCGCGTCCTGGGCCAATGATGCGGCCGAGCGGGTGGTTGCCGTTCGTGTGGTCTTGAACCTGGAATCCGCTGACGCGGTTGGCAGCGACAATGCCACCTTGAAGCGTCAATTGATTCATGTGGTCAGCCTGCGTCATCGGGAGAACGTGCAATGA